In one Gammaproteobacteria bacterium genomic region, the following are encoded:
- a CDS encoding GNAT family N-acetyltransferase, producing MESQPEVRVRRARREDAEAIIALEQLFPGDRMSDRAIRRLLGVPSAAAWVALRQRWTCGALVMTTRRGSTIARIYSLVVHPEARGHGLGIRLVHAAQTEARKRGCRTMSLEVRADNQAARALYERLGYHLHACLPDYYEDGETGLRLRRTF from the coding sequence ATGGAATCGCAGCCGGAGGTCCGCGTGCGCCGCGCCCGGCGCGAAGACGCCGAGGCGATCATCGCGCTAGAACAACTGTTCCCCGGCGACCGCATGTCGGACCGCGCGATCCGGCGTCTGCTCGGCGTGCCCAGCGCCGCCGCCTGGGTGGCGCTGCGCCAGCGCTGGACCTGTGGCGCCCTGGTAATGACCACACGCCGCGGCTCCACGATCGCCCGCATCTATTCACTGGTGGTGCATCCCGAGGCGCGCGGCCATGGCCTGGGCATCCGCCTGGTCCACGCCGCCCAAACGGAAGCGCGCAAGCGCGGTTGCCGCACGATGTCGCTGGAAGTGCGTGCCGACAACCAAGCGGCACGCGCGCTCTACGAACGGCTCGGCTATCACCTGCACGCCTGCCTGCCGGACTACTACGAAGACGGCGAAACCGGCCTGCGGCTGCGGCGTACGTTCTGA
- a CDS encoding RimK family protein, translating into MSGIVVVDQLSDWPVEIPGVDVVTAWDYLTQDEFTRSRRTRIYNLCRSFSYQSTGYYVSLLAGARDHRPLPDITTIQDLKLAESPRVVADEVDELIEKSLSRIGGERYVLNVYFGRSLAKRHERLAAALFNLFPAPLLQAKFSWRGDEWRVDALGPIALGEIPETHHEFMLEAALDYFLRKRSPRRTTRDSYRYDMAFLVNEDEKEPPSNPRAIKLFEKAAEDLGFDVEILDKGDYGHVAEFDALFIRETTAVNHHTYRFSRRAAREGLVVVDDPLSILRCSNKVFLAQLMDRHRIPTPKTVLIHPRNLKQAAAELGFPCVLKQPDSAFSKGVIKVDDAAEFRRKATDMLERSDLIVAQAFEPTEYDWRIGVLDGEPLYACRYYMAPKHWQIVKRDSKGSKSEGEHETLDIADVPKPVLNVAVQAARAIGSGLYGVDLKQFGKRVKVIEVNDNPNLDFGVEDLVLKEALYRKVMEFFLRRLESRVREGAR; encoded by the coding sequence GTGAGCGGCATTGTCGTTGTCGACCAACTGTCGGACTGGCCCGTGGAGATTCCCGGCGTGGACGTGGTCACGGCCTGGGACTACCTGACACAGGACGAATTCACGCGCAGCCGGCGCACGCGCATCTACAATCTGTGCCGCTCATTCAGCTATCAGTCCACCGGCTACTACGTGTCGCTGCTGGCCGGCGCACGCGACCACCGGCCCTTGCCGGACATCACCACGATCCAGGATCTGAAGCTGGCCGAAAGTCCGCGCGTGGTCGCCGACGAAGTCGATGAGCTGATCGAAAAGAGCCTGTCGCGCATCGGTGGCGAGCGCTATGTGCTCAACGTATATTTCGGGCGCAGCCTGGCCAAGCGGCATGAACGCCTGGCCGCGGCACTGTTCAACCTGTTTCCGGCACCGCTGTTGCAGGCCAAGTTCTCGTGGCGCGGCGACGAATGGCGCGTCGACGCGCTGGGCCCGATCGCGCTCGGCGAGATTCCGGAAACGCATCACGAATTCATGCTGGAGGCGGCGCTCGACTACTTCCTGCGCAAGCGCTCGCCGCGCCGCACCACGCGCGATTCGTATCGCTATGACATGGCGTTTCTGGTCAACGAGGATGAGAAGGAACCGCCATCGAACCCGCGCGCGATCAAGCTGTTCGAAAAGGCTGCCGAGGACCTGGGCTTCGACGTGGAGATCCTCGACAAGGGCGACTACGGCCACGTCGCCGAATTCGACGCCCTGTTCATACGCGAGACCACCGCCGTCAATCATCACACCTATCGCTTCTCGCGCCGCGCCGCGCGCGAGGGCCTGGTGGTGGTCGACGATCCCTTGTCGATCCTGCGCTGCTCCAACAAGGTGTTCCTGGCGCAGCTGATGGACCGCCACCGCATCCCCACACCGAAAACCGTGCTGATTCACCCGCGCAACCTCAAGCAGGCCGCGGCCGAACTCGGCTTTCCGTGTGTGCTCAAGCAACCGGATTCGGCCTTCTCCAAGGGCGTGATCAAGGTCGACGATGCGGCGGAGTTCCGCCGCAAGGCCACGGACATGCTGGAACGCTCGGACCTGATCGTGGCCCAGGCCTTCGAGCCCACCGAATACGACTGGCGGATCGGCGTGCTCGACGGCGAGCCGCTGTACGCCTGCCGCTACTACATGGCGCCCAAACACTGGCAGATCGTCAAGCGCGACAGCAAGGGCAGCAAGTCCGAAGGCGAGCACGAAACCCTGGACATCGCCGATGTCCCCAAGCCGGTGCTCAACGTGGCCGTGCAGGCCGCACGCGCGATCGGCAGCGGCCTGTATGGCGTGGACCTCAAGCAGTTCGGCAAGCGCGTCAAGGTGATCGAGGTTAACGACAATCCGAATCTCGATTTCGGCGTGGAAGACCTGGTGCTCAAGGAGGCGCTGTACCGCAAGGTGATGGAATTCTTCCTGCGCCGCCTGGAGTCGCGCGTTCGCGAAGGTGCACGCTGA
- a CDS encoding C39 family peptidase: MTTRISFAIPAQPTETTCGPTCLHAVYRYYGDDISLDQVIAETRALREGGTLDAFLADHALRRGYRATIYMHNLSLFDPTWFDLSKSAIIDKLRHQWAIKEARHPKIAIATKGYIDFLEMGGELKIADLTGKLLRYYLSRGTPVMTGLSSTWLYRTPRELDDTTEDDLNGEPVGHFVVLSGYDRDKREVWVADPYEGNPFSEARSYPVKIERLIASVLLGVVSFDCNLLVIEPGKRSIGA, encoded by the coding sequence GACTACGCGGATTTCGTTCGCCATCCCGGCTCAACCGACCGAAACCACTTGCGGGCCGACCTGTCTGCACGCGGTTTACCGCTACTACGGTGACGATATCAGCCTGGACCAGGTGATCGCCGAAACCCGGGCACTGCGCGAGGGCGGTACGCTCGATGCGTTTCTGGCCGACCACGCACTGCGCCGCGGCTATCGCGCGACCATCTACATGCACAATCTATCCCTGTTCGACCCGACCTGGTTCGATCTGTCGAAGTCCGCGATCATCGACAAGCTGCGCCACCAGTGGGCGATCAAGGAAGCGCGCCACCCCAAGATCGCGATCGCCACCAAGGGCTACATCGACTTCCTGGAAATGGGCGGTGAGCTCAAGATCGCCGATCTCACCGGCAAGCTGCTTCGATACTACCTGTCGCGCGGCACCCCGGTGATGACCGGCCTGTCCTCCACCTGGCTGTACCGCACCCCGCGCGAACTCGATGACACCACCGAGGATGACCTCAACGGCGAGCCGGTCGGACACTTCGTGGTGCTGTCCGGCTACGACCGGGACAAGCGCGAGGTCTGGGTGGCCGATCCCTACGAAGGCAATCCCTTCAGCGAGGCGCGGTCCTATCCCGTCAAGATCGAGCGGCTGATCGCCTCGGTATTGCTGGGCGTGGTGTCCTTCGACTGCAATCTGCTGGTCATTGAACCCGGCAAAAGGAGCATTGGAGCGTGA